The Acropora muricata isolate sample 2 chromosome 7, ASM3666990v1, whole genome shotgun sequence genomic interval TTGGGCTTGATCCTCACATCTCTAATAGTAGCTTctccatttttaaattttggaaaaacaACCTTTTGACGCTGTTCATTAGTTCCCTCCTTCATCTCTACTTCCCTTCGTAGGTTGGCGTTAAAATGTAGGACAGCAAGAATGTGTCTTTTGAAtaagaaaaattgaaataaacatATATTTCAATAGCAATGTATATTTATTACACATTTCCAAGGCTCAACATAAAAAAAGCTTTGAATAAAAGCCATATCATAATAAACAGCTCTGTCAGACAGGTAGTTGTGTACTGGATTATGCTAATTAGGTATCAATGACTTGTGTTTGTGACTTGCTACAAACCCTACCTGCAATACATTCCTGCATATGAAAAGGCAATCATTTTTGGTGAAAACTGGTTCACCAATGAATGAAAGCCCTCCAAGCAGCTAGTTTGAGCCAGAGGTGATGCTTGTTTGATTCCCCTCATCAGGGAATTTTTTGTCAAGGCTTTGCATACTTTCTTATATAACTCTGAACCTGCAAAAATAAATGTCCCAGCTAGTCTTCATCCATACAAAATAACCACCCTGGCTTAATTTACCAAGTGCACAAGGTATTTCTCTAAGTCATATGTATAAACATTTGGGAACAAATGAAATACCTTTTGACAACCATCTCCTTGGCTGAATTTCTTTGTGAGCACATCTATTGAACAAAAGGTCAGGGAGGTCTTTATGCTTATTAATGATGTGGCTGAGGAAAGACTTGAATTTTGCCCAGATAACAGCTCCATTCCCCCTGAATGTCAAGGTAGCACTCCAATACAGGTGTCGTTCACAGGGTTTTATCCATTCCTTTATGGCTTCACATCCTTTCTCTAGTGATATTTTTAGTAGAACTTTTCGTATTTCTGCAATCATATAAATTTGGCCACAATACTGAAATTGCTATTGGATAACATTGGAGAAGACCTTCTTCATGTGGCTAGCAATTGCAGTATGTCGATCGGATATGAAAGTAGTGATCAGTATTCCATACCCAATTAGATACTCCATGCACTGCTTGAAACCTTCAAATTCCATACCCGTACTACTTCCAACTTGGTTTCTctgaaaacagaaaatattcAGATTATTTATTCTCTGACCACAACATCTGTGGAAGACATGATGGCCTGTAGTGGTCAGTGAGTCAGAGTCTTGGGTCAGAGGATcgacattaattatttttcattggaTAAATGGCTATTTAGACATACCTGTACCAGGGCAAAGTGGATAATCATGGAGACAGAGCAACAAAACATGGTGTAGACACCATATTTTGCACTATGCCCCATGCTATCGTGCCTGCCATCACCAGCTAATACAATACCACTACTCATGGACTTGACCTTCTCAAGCAGCTTCTTCTGGTACTTCTGCCAGTAGATGTAAATGGTAGGAAACAACTTGGTCTGCAATACAATAAATTCTTTGATATTGAATAATTTCATTACCAAGTAGAATATGGTCATGCTACAGTTTGAATATTATAAACCTGGCTGGAGCCAACATTATTTAGCAACAATAGACTCCTGAAGCTTTTACGTCATGCAATGTGTGCGATGAATTATGGGATATATTTCTGATCTAAACCTTTCCGAGAGAGTCCACCATTTTGTTTTCTATCCCCAAACATATCCCATAATTCATTGTAAAAGAGGTAGTGACGTAAAAGCTTCAGGATTCTATTCTTTCTTCACCACAAGAATAAGTACTCACCCTCTGATGTTTGAAGAAGGTATTTAATGATACACAGCTGAGACCCATGTGCATAAAGATCTGTGACTCTTTAGTTATAGATCCCCCAGCTAAAAGAATTGCCATACAGAGTAAGAAGTTCCCAGCTGGTATTCCGAATCCAGGTATGGTGGGTTGACTATGCCAGacagtttcttttttctcacaCTTTGGATTTTTACATGAAGTTGAAACAATAACTTCTGTGCCAACTTGAGTTACATCTACTAAGGGACTGTCATCTTTACAGGAGTGACAGAACTTAAAAAGTAGCAGTAACTGTGACAAGAAGACTATATGCTTTGGCTCTGTCCTCAGATTAGTATTCTGCATGGAAATCCTGTAAAAATAAATCACATTTCATCAGAATCTATAATAACTGATAATAACTGAAAAACTATATTATACTATAAGAATTAGCATACCTGTTAGGTAATTGAGATGTCTCATCTCCAGAGTCCTCAGATTCCTCCTCTGTCTCTGTCTGGAATatgtcatcatcgtcatctgGCTCTTCTTCTGTGATCTCCCCTTCACTGTCTGAGGACATACCTTCCAAAACCTCCTCATTGTCATCTGGACTTTGTGTATATACTGTTTgggtttttttgcttttgcatttAGTTAAACGTTTCCTTTGAAGCACTgaaaaatgcaaagtaaaattattggTATTACATAAAAGCACCTATCATACAGCCAATTAAGATGGTACAAATTCTGCCCACAACCATCGCATGCAACCTACTTACGTCATCCTTACAACACTAGTTGTGTCCTTTGAATCTACTCTACAAATCGCTCAAGTGATACTCAAGTCAGTTGTACCTGTGCTGGTGTGAGTCTTGTCTGAGGATGATGTGAGCAGGTTGCATTGGTGGTTGTAGGCAAAAGATGTGTGCCAAAAATTAGTTCAACACAGGATGGGACAATTGGACTTCATGAAGCCTTCCACTTTATACTTCCTGAAGCTACATATTCTAGGGTTCAAAACTtactttttttaagttttttacaCTCCATTCTTCTTTTATGTAAGTGGCTACGAAGGGTTTTCACTCGGTTTTCGAGTCTTCTTTTACTTCCCAACCAATCACTCTGCAAGAAATACCAAGGAAACAATCGTATGGTAAAACAATAGTACCAACAATTGAACATCGAATATTTGCAGATATTATACCGGTATATCCCTCGCTTTAGTATGCAATGCATCACAAACCTCAAACAAGGGGCATATTTACCTGTTCCACAATAATACGCGGCTCAATTCTTGAGGCTTGTTGGATGGAAATCTCTGTAACGTTTTCATCTTCTTGTCCAGCGCCGTCAACAATCTCCTCCGCGTCAACAATCTCCTCCACGCCAACAATCTCCTCCACGCCAACAATCTCCTCCACGCCGTCTGTATCTTCGGTGGGGAGAGGTGTTGAACAAGGCTCAACTGCATCGTTGCCAGCAGTACTTGTTTGCGTGATTGTTGGCGTTATTGTTGGCATGAGTGACTCTCTCAAAATCTAAACAGAATAATGCGAAGTCATTAGAAATATAACCAacgaaaattcaaaataatactaataaaaataaaaattgctatgCTTTACTTTCTATCTTACCTTCCTTCGGCGTCGGTCTGTTTGGGGTTTGTTTGGAGAGTCGACTTTGCCAGCATGAAGCGTGGGGTAAACACAAACCCCGAAACTGTCTCGAGTTAGCCTCGGAACAGCTGGCTTTTGGCCTGGGAGGTTAGTGAACCTTCTTTCAAGGTCTTGTATTCTAAAATGTTTGGTACAAACCACGCTGTTCTTCGTTGGCTCCCATTTGGCCCGCTTGGCTTTCACGAAGTCAACCCACTTCTTCCTTCGCTTCTTGGCTTCGTGGCGCTCATCTCCAAAAAATGGAATAGTATGCAAACCAATTCCACTAGGAAGATCCGGGGCATTACTGCAGCCACCTACTACGCATTTATTGGGCATTTTTGCCCTATTTACTTAGTAAAAAAACGTCTCAGTCGATCTTAGATACTTAAAATAAGAGTCGATAAGAGTCGATGGAGTCGATAGAGTCTATCCTGGGGTGACGTCACATTACCGGTACCAGGCCATCCTATTAATTCACGGTCGTTGACCTATTTGATTTCTTGAGAGGGTACAAAATCGAAACTTTAGCTGCCCATAAAAAGTTCGCAATTTatcgaatttgaaaatttttttcacagaatgACTGGAAATGAAAAGGAGATTCGTTTTAGACTTGGTCATTTttgggggttaggtgcactttaagtaCCCCCCCGGCTTTTGCGTCAATTACCTCACGCTGTTTAACAAGGACATACGCGGCGACACCGTGACCGAAAAACAAGTTTCATTAAGCGGTATAATGGATGTTAGCAAAAGACGACGTAAACGCAAGCGAACACAAGAACACACAGCAGACGAGTTTGTAGAGGTCAATGTACCTTTACTTGCAGCGGCAGAAGAGGCCATCGACAATAGCCAACCAAAGGGTAATGATAGAGGTCACGCGAACGCTGAAGGATATCATGGAGAAGTTCTGTTTGACCCGCCAAATCCACATGATGTAGCCGAAGAAAGTGATGAATTAGAAAGCAATGGTTCCGGGTTTCTTGAAGCTAGTTTGTCCCCGGTCACTAATAACAGCACTGAAAACGAAACTCAGCTACTTGATGAATGGCTCAAGAACGACAATCGTGATAGAAACCTTCCTTTAGATAGCCGAGACCCTGACTTCGACGAACTGTGGTCATATGTAAGGGACGATCTGCTGGAC includes:
- the LOC136923766 gene encoding uncharacterized protein, with the protein product MPNKCVVGGCSNAPDLPSGIGLHTIPFFGDERHEAKKRRKKWVDFVKAKRAKWEPTKNSVVCTKHFRIQDLERRFTNLPGQKPAVPRLTRDSFGVCVYPTLHAGKVDSPNKPQTDRRRRKILRESLMPTITPTITQTSTAGNDAVEPCSTPLPTEDTDGVEEIVGVEEIVGVEEIVDAEEIVDGAGQEDENVTEISIQQASRIEPRIIVEQSDWLGSKRRLENRVKTLRSHLHKRRMECKKLKKMLQRKRLTKCKSKKTQTVYTQSPDDNEEVLEGMSSDSEGEITEEEPDDDDDIFQTETEEESEDSGDETSQLPNRYANSYSII